A window from Solanum stenotomum isolate F172 chromosome 7, ASM1918654v1, whole genome shotgun sequence encodes these proteins:
- the LOC125871783 gene encoding homeobox-leucine zipper protein ROC8-like: MNFICSSHFYFLSCFILLTFMTSQNDASVGSTSCQEIGKSIFQHSYEQIIEKLEEVFSQKPNPENDVIEQLSEELGLDTTQVKIWFYNKGYYIKAQQIMKEESEIDRLKNKIMYSENFHICLDLKEQFCAASNNPEQQRAILRDLLNEYAKFGEDVMMISKIIDHFIEYIEGYQMFFSEFESKLDNLYNYKDPNGLDLELRLGLKSD, from the exons ATGAACTTTATTTGTTcatcacatttttattttctctcttgTTTCATTCTTCTCACATTCATGACTTCTCAAAATGATGCAAGTGTTGGGTCAACTTCCTGTCAAGAGATCGGAAAATCGATTTTTCAACATTCGTATGAACAAATAATTGAGAAACTTGAAGA GGTGTTCAGCCAAAAGCCAAATCCAGAAAATGATGTGATAGAGCAATTGAGTGAAGAGCTAGGGCTTGATACAACACAAGTCAAGATTTGGTTTTATAACAAAGGATACTACATCAAg GCCCAACAAATTATGAAAGAAGAAAGTGAGATTGATCgtttgaaaaacaaaataatgtaTTCAGAGAATTTTCATATATGTTTGGATTTGAAGGAACAATTTTGTGCTGCTAGCAACAATCCTGAGCAACAACGAGCTATCCTACGAGACTTGCTAAATGAATATGCTAAATTTGGAGAAGAT GTTATGATGATATCGAAGATAATTGATCACTTCATTGAATATATCGAAGGATATCAGATGTTCTTTTCCGAATTTGAATCCAAGCTAGATAATCTTTATAACTACAAAGATCCGAATGGCCTAGATTTGGAGCTTAGATTGGGATTGAAAAGTGATTAA